AACAACGCTGGACATGTACAGGAGTATGTTTCGTCGGCGAGGTGTCTTGCCTGGTGTGACCTGCCATAGTTATACAATTGTGCCTTGTGGGTTACCGAAAGCCCGACAAGAACAGTCTAAAGCGGAAGTCAGGGTGCAGATGAGATTTAAACGTGGGTAAGCACCTAGTAATTTGAGGGGCAAATAGACTATGGATGAGATTATTTACGAGTGATTGTGATAGTGATGTCCGTGGCGTTCTTGATACTGGTCGATGTGAAGAAGGCTAGAGTACGCTTGTCAACGGCGTACTGCAGCACGCTACCATCGGGAGAGACCTGGACGCTATAGCCGCTGGGAAATGTGGATGGGGGCAGGATAATTTCGGTGGGCGCTTGGATATTGGGATCCGATGTGAACTGCAGCTTGAAGGTGGCCGAGCTGTCAGCAAAGCTGAAGCTTTTGGGAGTGCCGGCGACGGCAGCTGGGTATGCACGGCTGTAGTGCTTGGCCAGCTCAGGATAGGGCTGACCAGATGTGCCGTTGTACAGGTTCTCGTACGCCCAACCGATCCAGGAAACCATATTGGCATCGGTCGCCGACATGGCATCTGCGAGGCCCTGCATCTGCTTCTCATCACCCATCCAGAACGTGAGCTCGGTCAGCACCCCGGCGGTCCTCAGGCGCTCGTTGTCCTTGTGGCGGTTGCTGAGCGTGGTGGAAATGGAGCCCAGTTGCGGCGGGTTGTAGTAGTGGAACGAGTGCACCGACTTAGAGCCGTCCCCAAGCGGGACGTTGTTGAAGCCGGACAGGACGTCCAGCGTGGCGCCTTCGAACCAGATGAGTGTGTCATTGTCGACGGTACGGATCTGCTTGGCCGCGCGGTTCCAGAGCCCTTCTAGGACCTTGTGGTCGGCAACACCTGGCACCAGCAGTGTCGGATCGGCCCATGTGTCGCCCACCCATGGCTCGTTCAGCAGGTTATACCCGACCACATTGGTCGTCTTGCCATACTCGGACGCCAGCTTTTTCCAGTACGCTGCGAACGCATCGCCCAGCCCGTCGTAATTGTTATATAACCGCCCAAACGCATTGCCCAGCGCCACCGACGTGTAGCTCAGAGCCCAGTCGACCGAACCGCAAAGCGACTGTGGCGAAGGGAAGCCGTTTTCATCCACCGGGAACGGCGTCGTTTTGAGGGGAAACGGATACATCTTGCCACTCGATACCCAATCTTTCTTGGCAAACCACTAGGAAGCCATGTCAGTATCAGCTGCGCCCACCTGTCCGGGCGTCTACTTACGTCGGGTACACCGTTCCCGCAAAATTGCCGCGCCAGGCAGTCCTGATGCACGTCCACCAAAACGTAAAGTCCATGGTCCTCCGCCATCTTAGTCTGCTTTTTCATAATATCCAGAAATGTCTGGTTGTACTCCCCACGCATAGGCTCTGCTCCAGCCCAGCTGTGGCCCAACCGGACAATGTTCAGACCCAAGTCGTGCAGATTTTGGACATCTTGCTCGCCAAACGAGGAGACACCGGGCACCCACTCCAAGGGCCGATGCCATGGTGGTTCCTTCATAACGACATTGGTTCCGTGGAAGAACCGCGTACGGCCAAATTCATCGACGATCTGATGTGTGTCTTGATTCACATCCTTGATGCGCGACATTCCGGGATGAGCCTTGTACCAACCCTCGGCATCTTGAGCGAACACACCCGTCGGCTGTGTGCCCACCACCGCTAGCAGTGATGCAGCCGCAATGGGAGTGAACAGCATTGCCATGAAAAAGCTAAGTCAACCCCAGTAAGACTAAACGGACAAGGGGGCAGAGTGACGAAACGTTCGGAGGATAACAAGCATGAGGAGGCTGTAGGAGGTTTATACATGTGCAGCGCCCCTTTTTACACAACTCAAATGTGAGGTTACATCCACTATTCGGGCTTAATCGCCTGAAGAATTGGACGTCGAAGTGACCCACAAAACACGCCATAGCGCTGCAGGGGTCCCGGATATACATCGTAGGCGAGGCGGCCCGGCGTGACAAGCCAATCAAGTGATGTGATTGTATTGACACGCCGGCTTAGGCTGTTAGATTCACCAAGCGTCTCTCTGTCACGGTGGGGAAGGACAAGTTACCTAGGATCGGAGAGACGGGCTACTTGTAAGTGGAGCCCAGGTCGGCTGGAGATTGGTAGAGAATCTAAAGGTTTCCCCGCAATTATGTAACGATTTTAACACTATTTTCTGAAGATATAAGAAACATGTGACAGGTATTCGATTCCTGTGCTTCTACCCGGACGTTTATGTGCAATGTAACCTTGTCATCCAACATGCACCACGCCCTTTGCTAATTAATTCAGTCGCAAAGGTTACGAAAACAGGACGGCCTTGTAGAATTGGGCCGTTGTTCTTCGGCTAGGAAACCAATCCCATGGACGTCCATCGAAGATTGTATAGTAGTACTTGTGAGATCACTTAACAAGCCCAGGCAAAGCATAGCCACCATGGCCAATCTACCATCCCCGGATGAATCGAGGATATTTTACTCAAAATCTTCCCTAAATGCCCTTCCGCGTTCGAATGCTTTCTGGTCTTGTTCTGATATACATGGAGGATCAGGTTGCTTCGTAGTTACTCTTGTCTTGATAACAAAACAATAGGAAGGAGCAAATCCTGGGGGGCACTACCCTAGACTGCTGGCTTCATCTTCACATTAAAGCCCAGAGGCATGACAAACGAATGGTTGAGTGTCCTCCATCCCTCCTTCCCATCCACCAATTCGAACTGAAAGCTCCGAACGAGGGCCGGCAGATATTTACTGATCTCTAATATGGAGCTATGGCTTCCAATGCATGTCGTCGAAGCCACACCGAACGGCACGAAGTAAGACCCCATCGCTGTTAGGTGCTCCTCAGACCTATCGAGCCAATGCTCCGGCCTGAACTTACCAGTGTCATGGCCAAAAAGTGCTTTACCTGGTCGGATAGTCCATGGTTATCCAGATTACCGAGATCGGCTACATCTGAAATGTCGTGATCAGGGCCCTTATCATGGTTATGTGCCTTGGGTTGAGGAGACCTTGACTTCGACACAACCTACTCAAGTGCAAATCGAATGGCTTGATTCTGTAATTTCAGCTCTATCACCTCGAGTAGTCACTAGCAGACAAGAATGGTTCCATAGTAAGAACGTCGGAGTGGATTTGTAATGCCCCAGATGAGTCAGCTGACTGCTGCTTCCGCGGAGCCTTTTCGCCTTTCACATAAGTGACCAATCCACCACTTGGGGTCTACCTCCATGGGGGGAGCACAACGATCGAATGGATTTAACCGCATACCGGAGCTACAATGGAATTGAGTAATCGACCGAGGAAGGTAGGAATGATAAGCGCGTCGGCGCATTGATTAAATGCGAATTGCTAAGTTATGATGGGAACAGGCATGCGATCTATGCTACACGCGCAGGATCAAGTGCGACGGACAGAAACCTCGCTGCTCGAACTGCATCAACTACGCTACAGATTGCACGCATACGGCGCTGAGCCGGAAGTCGAAGCCCAGAGCACAACGTAGGAGCGAGCTCAAGAAGGCGGACGAAGTCCAGAGCCTGCAAGCAGAAATACAGCGCTTAGAGACTCAACTTGTACGTATTCCCGGGCGTTGAAATAATGAGGATACTCAATTATAAAAGCTACAGGCCCAGAATCGAGACCATGATCAGGCGTCACATGCAACACAAGAGCCGGTGAGGACGACAATAGCAGCGCACGTCGCAGATCAACACATTGACGAGGACGGCGACCATACAATCAGCTCAATGAAACTACCTCCACTACATCaagccatggccatggtTGGAATATATCTTAATACTTACAACTCGGTCTTACCGCTCTTTCATGCTGACACGCTGTTGCGTCTAGTCGGTGAATGCTATGCCCGTCAACCCCGACAACGCGACCCAGTAGTATGGGCTGCCATCAACGTCGTTTTTGCCTTGGCTTGCCAACAGGTTCCAGAAAACCCCAGGAATGGCCGGTCGCAGCACCAGACCGATCAGACAACGGAGTATCTCAACAAGGTACAATCTATCATCTCGACTGTGATGCTTGGTGAGACCCATCTCCTTAACATACAGGTACTGGTGGGCATGGTGATGTTGCTCCAAACTGCACACGACCTGACCCCATCTTTGCTCCTAATATCGGCAACCATGCGTCTGGCACATAAGTTAGGCCTGCACAGCCATGCAGCATCAACACATCTGGATCCTGTGGAAAGGAGACAGCGTGCCCGCGTCATTTGGATTGCATACATTCTCGACAAAGATCTAAGCCTCCGTACCCAACAACCTTCGGTTCAACTCGATGACGATATGGACGTGGAGTTACCATCTTCCTTGCCGACAACGAACGACGATAATGACAACACTGCTGGTATCGTCGTTACGGCGGACGGAAATGCCAGGATGAATTACTTTCTGGCTCGCGTCAAGCTGGCCAAGATTGAGGGTCGTGTATATGACTCTCTCTACTCCACACGAGCAGTCAACCGAAGCTTCGAAGAACGACGCAACGCAAGGGAGAGCGTTGTTAGCGCGCTCGACGAATGGCGAGCTTCCATACCACTCGAATTTAGCGCCAGTATTGTCACATCGAGCACTAGCAATAAACCCGCAAATGGTGGATTTTTCTGTGTGCTACACGCAACCAGTCTC
The sequence above is a segment of the Aspergillus flavus chromosome 4, complete sequence genome. Coding sequences within it:
- a CDS encoding putative endoglycoceramidase; this encodes MAMLFTPIAAASLLAVVGTQPTGVFAQDAEGWYKAHPGMSRIKDVNQDTHQIVDEFGRTRFFHGTNVVMKEPPWHRPLEWVPGVSSFGEQDVQNLHDLGLNIVRLGHSWAGAEPMRGEYNQTFLDIMKKQTKMAEDHGLYVLVDVHQDCLARQFCGNGVPDWFAKKDWVSSGKMYPFPLKTTPFPVDENGFPSPQSLCGSVDWALSYTSVALGNAFGRLYNNYDGLGDAFAAYWKKLASEYGKTTNVVGYNLLNEPWVGDTWADPTLLVPGVADHKVLEGLWNRAAKQIRTVDNDTLIWFEGATLDVLSGFNNVPLGDGSKSVHSFHYYNPPQLGSISTTLSNRHKDNERLRTAGVLTELTFWMGDEKQMQGLADAMSATDANMVSWIGWAYENLYNGTSGQPYPELAKHYSRAYPAAVAGTPKSFSFADSSATFKLQFTSDPNIQAPTEIILPPSTFPSGYSVQVSPDGSVLHTPSDSRTTAGPTYRSATRSAQSQKSNTSRSITKRGGYSHNTVDELIVPSLVEKPLAAQGVETLGFFIDATVPGLYYMYSTRLSVNWMNFARRHVESTLDPFIWSLRCLGTLHLGMKHQDQDTIASSRSMYSRGLQGLHSLLRRPRFVRSDMTLAIAVMLGIYEMMDPITPQSWLTHSSGIATLIRLRGPNAHRGGFGRTLLISFKSFIVADALIRGEACFLAEPAWQLALTDTLAAESGNGKGSQLCDLVELLFAEITKCPGLYARACAIIKNNETDHSMFETLRQEATQSKQRLQYLKDQLESVVPVSLDSEALRDKPDLIGLIPVSVAQKSRAFAGHGAQSALALLDQVIVLTESDHHRLFTDSTMPTLPVWDVLPAPANCVTMDKEETLANRLPAWPDQLALSMGMLAVKDT
- a CDS encoding fungal-specific transcription factor domain-containing protein; the encoded protein is MELSNRPRKACDLCYTRRIKCDGQKPRCSNCINYATDCTHTALSRKSKPRAQRRSELKKADEVQSLQAEIQRLETQLAQNRDHDQASHATQEPVRTTIAAHVADQHIDEDGDHTISSMKLPPLHQAMAMVGIYLNTYNSVLPLFHADTLLRLVGECYARQPRQRDPVVWAAINVVFALACQQVPENPRNGRSQHQTDQTTEYLNKVQSIISTVMLGETHLLNIQVLVGMVMLLQTAHDLTPSLLLISATMRLAHKLGLHSHAASTHLDPVERRQRARVIWIAYILDKDLSLRTQQPSVQLDDDMDVELPSSLPTTNDDNDNTAGIVVTADGNARMNYFLARVKLAKIEGRVYDSLYSTRAVNRSFEERRNARESVVSALDEWRASIPLEFSASIVTSSTSNKPANGGFFCVLHATSLQCMALVSRAHAWDRQWDDLLSLYDRSGAVDGQHSGESVA